The following coding sequences are from one Beggiatoa alba B18LD window:
- a CDS encoding NAD-dependent deacylase → MDTPLKTIAEHLRDAQRILFITGAGMSADSGLPTYRGIGGLYDGKLTHDNMPIEVALSGDMLMRKPEITWKYLLEIEKSCRGASFNRGHEVIAEIEQAKPETWVLTQNIDGFHRLAGNKHVIEIHGRVYDLHCVKCRYQFSVTDYTELAGFPPSCPKCSGLVRPNVVLFGEMLPEPALHRLYKVLEDGVDLVFTIGTTSVFPYIAQPVLAARSLGIPTVEINPGRTEVSYAVRYKVARGAAAVLDEVWQMAKG, encoded by the coding sequence ATGGACACACCCTTAAAAACGATTGCTGAACATCTTCGGGATGCACAACGAATCCTGTTTATTACAGGTGCAGGCATGTCCGCCGATTCAGGCTTGCCGACTTATCGGGGCATTGGTGGCTTGTACGATGGCAAATTAACCCACGACAATATGCCGATAGAGGTTGCCTTGTCGGGCGATATGTTAATGCGTAAGCCTGAAATTACGTGGAAATACTTGTTAGAAATTGAAAAGTCTTGTCGCGGTGCGTCTTTTAATCGTGGGCATGAGGTGATTGCTGAGATAGAACAAGCGAAGCCAGAAACGTGGGTATTGACGCAGAATATTGATGGCTTTCACCGTTTAGCAGGGAATAAACACGTTATCGAAATTCATGGACGGGTTTACGATTTACATTGTGTCAAATGTCGTTATCAGTTTTCTGTCACGGATTACACTGAATTAGCAGGATTCCCCCCTAGTTGTCCTAAATGTAGCGGTTTAGTTCGTCCTAATGTGGTGTTATTTGGGGAAATGTTGCCCGAACCTGCTTTACATCGTTTGTATAAAGTACTAGAAGATGGTGTCGATTTAGTCTTTACGATTGGCACAACCAGCGTTTTTCCTTATATCGCGCAACCTGTTTTAGCGGCACGTTCGTTAGGAATTCCAACCGTAGAAATTAACCCCGGACGGACAGAGGTGTCTTATGCCGTGCGGTATAAAGTTGCACGGGGAGCAGCGGCGGTTTTGGATGAAGTGTGGCAAATGGCGAAAGGTTAA
- the cysW gene encoding sulfate ABC transporter permease subunit CysW, with the protein MSHFATPHHSISEPRWVRYSLLTIGLVFLTIFILLPLFVVFHEAFAKGWQTYITALSEPDAKAAIYLTLITTAIAVPLNLVFGVTAAWAIAKFEFTGKNFLITLIDLPFSISPVISGLIYVLLFGLQGLLGEWLIDHNIKIIFAIPGIVLATIFVTFPFVARELIPLMQAQGTDEEEAAVSLGANGWQTFWHITLPNIKWGLLYGVLLCNARAMGEFGAVSVVSGHIRGLTNTMPLHIEILYNEYNAPAAFAVASLLALLAIVTLVFKTLLEWQVQKEFAKDAA; encoded by the coding sequence ATGTCTCATTTTGCAACCCCTCATCACAGTATCAGCGAACCACGTTGGGTACGTTATAGTTTATTAACTATCGGCTTAGTTTTTTTAACTATTTTTATTTTATTACCCCTATTTGTCGTCTTTCATGAAGCCTTTGCAAAAGGTTGGCAGACCTATATCACCGCATTAAGTGAACCTGATGCAAAAGCTGCAATTTATCTCACCCTGATTACAACCGCGATTGCTGTCCCTTTAAATCTAGTTTTTGGCGTAACAGCCGCATGGGCAATTGCAAAATTTGAATTTACAGGGAAAAACTTTTTAATCACGTTAATTGATTTACCGTTTTCCATTTCCCCTGTCATTTCTGGCTTAATTTACGTCTTACTCTTTGGATTACAAGGATTATTAGGTGAGTGGCTTATCGACCACAATATCAAAATTATCTTTGCTATTCCAGGCATTGTGCTGGCAACAATTTTTGTCACCTTCCCCTTTGTTGCACGGGAATTAATTCCCTTAATGCAAGCACAAGGAACGGACGAGGAAGAAGCCGCCGTTTCTTTAGGAGCAAATGGTTGGCAGACTTTTTGGCATATTACCCTGCCAAATATTAAATGGGGTTTGCTGTATGGTGTGTTGCTGTGTAATGCACGGGCGATGGGAGAATTTGGCGCGGTGTCGGTCGTGTCAGGTCACATTCGCGGGCTAACAAATACAATGCCTTTGCACATTGAAATTTTATACAACGAATACAATGCCCCCGCTGCATTTGCGGTGGCTTCCTTATTGGCACTATTAGCCATTGTAACCCTCGTGTTTAAAACCTTATTAGAATGGCAAGTTCAAAAAGAATTTGCCAAAGATGCTGCCTAA
- the dapA gene encoding 4-hydroxy-tetrahydrodipicolinate synthase, translated as MFQGSMVALVTPMHTDGTLDIEALRRLVEFHIENQTDAIVAAGTTGESATLSHAENCEVIRLVVEMAKGRVPVIGGTGSNSTAEAIELTECAKKAGADACLLVTPYYNKPTQEGLYRHYRKIAESVDIPQILYNVPGRTACDMLPETVKRLSVIDNIIGIKEALGDLNRVDALVAFASDKFAIYSGDDNTVMEAILRGMKGTISVTANVAPKLMHEMCLKALQGDRAGAEAINQRLQKLHIDLFVEANPIPVKWAVQQMGLIGDGIRLPLTPLSEKYHAVLKQAMQAAGV; from the coding sequence ATGTTTCAAGGCAGTATGGTGGCATTAGTCACCCCTATGCACACTGATGGCACATTAGACATTGAAGCCTTACGCCGTTTAGTGGAATTTCATATCGAAAACCAGACCGATGCCATTGTGGCGGCTGGTACAACGGGTGAATCTGCAACCCTATCCCATGCAGAAAATTGTGAAGTTATCCGCCTCGTGGTCGAGATGGCTAAAGGGCGCGTGCCCGTGATTGGCGGAACAGGTTCAAACTCTACGGCAGAAGCCATTGAATTGACGGAATGTGCGAAAAAAGCGGGCGCGGACGCTTGTTTGTTAGTAACCCCCTACTACAACAAACCCACACAAGAAGGTTTATATCGTCATTATCGTAAAATTGCCGAAAGTGTCGATATTCCCCAAATTCTCTACAACGTTCCTGGTCGCACGGCTTGCGATATGTTGCCAGAAACCGTTAAACGCTTATCGGTGATTGATAATATTATCGGGATTAAAGAAGCTCTAGGCGACTTAAATCGCGTTGATGCCTTAGTTGCCTTTGCGAGTGATAAATTTGCGATTTATAGCGGTGATGACAACACCGTGATGGAAGCAATTTTGCGCGGTATGAAAGGCACAATTTCTGTAACGGCAAATGTTGCCCCCAAGTTAATGCATGAAATGTGTTTAAAAGCCTTACAAGGCGACCGTGCAGGGGCAGAAGCGATTAATCAACGCTTACAAAAACTGCATATTGACTTATTTGTTGAAGCGAATCCTATCCCTGTTAAATGGGCCGTTCAACAAATGGGCTTAATTGGCGATGGCATTCGTTTGCCATTAACCCCACTTTCTGAAAAATATCACGCTGTTCTTAAGCAAGCCATGCAAGCAGCGGGTGTCTAA
- the zipA gene encoding cell division protein ZipA — MINYDIFLNNWLLIVGIIIVFAVILGFFLYKHRKQNPHTTEQNNFLADAPLFDDTENASLPPSDANAETLFQTDLHTNNEEENTAETSLKEPKELIIVLFVIAQHETGFLGTDIFEVLQDLGLIHGKKRIFHHYGLGESKTQHPIFSIANLMEPGVFNPEDAHIFHSQGLALFSQLPGPFGGRVAFELMLNTAQRVAETLGGIVENDRHQPLTSELIDELRQRINEFEQRT; from the coding sequence ATGATAAACTATGATATTTTTCTCAATAACTGGTTGCTTATTGTCGGTATCATTATTGTTTTTGCGGTTATATTAGGATTCTTTTTATACAAGCACCGCAAGCAAAACCCCCATACAACAGAACAAAATAACTTTCTTGCAGACGCGCCCTTATTTGATGATACCGAGAATGCTAGCCTTCCCCCGTCAGATGCAAACGCGGAAACTTTATTTCAAACCGACTTACACACCAATAATGAAGAAGAAAATACTGCTGAAACATCCCTCAAAGAACCCAAAGAATTAATTATTGTGTTATTCGTCATCGCACAACATGAAACAGGTTTTTTAGGTACAGATATTTTTGAAGTTTTACAAGATTTGGGGCTAATTCACGGTAAAAAACGCATTTTCCACCATTATGGCTTAGGAGAATCAAAAACCCAGCACCCGATTTTTAGTATTGCTAATCTCATGGAACCTGGTGTTTTTAACCCTGAAGATGCGCATATATTCCATAGCCAAGGGCTTGCTTTATTTTCACAATTACCCGGTCCTTTTGGCGGACGAGTTGCATTTGAATTAATGCTAAATACAGCGCAACGAGTCGCAGAAACATTAGGCGGTATTGTGGAAAATGATCGGCATCAACCATTAACTTCAGAATTAATTGATGAATTACGTCAACGTATTAACGAATTTGAACAACGTACATAA
- a CDS encoding peptidylprolyl isomerase gives MKKLLTGLLLCYSLVVQAETQLLDYIVAIVNDDVITALALQDEVRATEAKLNEQKIQIPSRQVLERQVLESLIMGKIQLQLAARTGINVDDNALNETMRKVAAQNNLDLQKMRMVLEQEGLSFNQFREDIRNRLIIQRLQQRQVVNRVNVSPREIDAFLLAQAKQETGKTATEFRLFHILVAVPEAASPEVIAQKQKRAEDILIQLRAGADFQKTAVAMSDSPQALEGGDLGWRRLGEIPNLFADALSRLQVGETSDVIRNASGFHIIKLVDKRGQSAQNIVTQSRVRHILIKTSEVMSDFEAQARLEGIKERIEKGENFADLAKAYSEDYASANNGGALDWVNPGDMVPEFEQTVIRSPLNKISDPFKSDFGWHILEVLERRQQDNTEQASRMKATEQIRQRKIAEDLQTWLRQLRDEAYIEYRLNSTTTGDRS, from the coding sequence ATGAAGAAGTTACTCACAGGCTTATTATTATGTTACAGCTTAGTGGTTCAAGCAGAAACACAATTGCTTGATTATATTGTTGCGATTGTCAATGATGATGTGATTACCGCCTTAGCCTTGCAAGACGAAGTACGGGCGACAGAGGCAAAACTCAACGAGCAAAAAATTCAAATTCCTTCCCGTCAGGTGTTAGAACGTCAAGTCTTAGAAAGCCTGATTATGGGCAAAATACAGTTACAATTAGCCGCACGGACAGGCATTAATGTAGATGATAATGCGTTGAATGAAACCATGCGCAAAGTGGCTGCTCAAAATAATTTAGATTTGCAAAAGATGCGGATGGTCTTAGAACAAGAGGGATTAAGTTTTAATCAATTCCGCGAAGATATTCGCAATCGGTTAATTATTCAACGCTTACAGCAACGACAAGTTGTTAATCGAGTTAATGTTTCCCCCCGTGAAATTGATGCATTTTTATTAGCCCAAGCTAAACAAGAGACAGGAAAAACAGCTACCGAATTCCGTTTATTTCATATTCTGGTTGCTGTACCAGAAGCGGCTTCGCCTGAAGTAATTGCCCAAAAACAAAAACGAGCTGAAGATATTTTAATTCAGCTACGGGCGGGAGCAGATTTCCAAAAAACAGCGGTTGCAATGTCTGATAGCCCACAAGCCTTAGAAGGGGGGGATTTAGGCTGGCGACGTTTAGGCGAAATTCCCAATTTATTTGCCGATGCGTTAAGCCGTTTACAAGTTGGGGAAACTAGCGATGTAATTCGGAACGCAAGTGGATTTCATATCATTAAATTGGTTGATAAACGGGGGCAATCTGCACAAAACATTGTGACACAAAGTCGCGTCCGTCATATTTTGATTAAAACCAGCGAAGTGATGTCAGATTTTGAAGCGCAAGCGCGTTTAGAAGGGATTAAGGAACGGATTGAAAAAGGAGAAAATTTTGCCGATTTAGCCAAAGCCTATTCTGAGGATTATGCCTCCGCGAATAATGGCGGCGCGTTAGATTGGGTTAATCCGGGGGATATGGTGCCTGAATTTGAGCAAACAGTGATTCGTTCTCCTTTAAACAAAATCAGTGACCCCTTTAAAAGCGATTTTGGCTGGCACATTTTAGAAGTTTTAGAACGCCGTCAACAAGATAATACAGAGCAAGCCTCACGCATGAAAGCAACTGAGCAAATTCGACAACGTAAAATTGCGGAAGATTTACAAACATGGTTGCGTCAATTACGAGATGAAGCCTATATCGAATATCGCTTAAATTCGACAACGACTGGGGATAGAAGTTAA
- the hemE gene encoding uroporphyrinogen decarboxylase, giving the protein MTSFLKNDRFLRALLRQPVDQTPVWMMRQAGRYLPEYRATRAKAGDFMTLCKTPELACEVTLQPLDRYPLDAAILFSDILTIPDAMGLGLYFSEGEGPIFSHPLRNHQAIEALGIPDPHQDLQYVINAVSLIHRELAGRVPLIGFSGSPWTLATYMVEGGSTKTFSKIKGLLFDQPHSLHLLLDKLAQAVTLYLNAQIVAGAQAVMIFDTWGGVLTTRDYQLFSLQYMQQIVAGLQREQAGQKVPVILFTKGGNDWLEHIAATGCDAVGLDWQLPIGEARRRIGQKVALQGNMDPCVLYASPQRIREEVAEILASYGHGSGHVFNLGHGIHPQVDPEHVGAFIHAVHEFSPMYHGSVQNN; this is encoded by the coding sequence ATGACCTCTTTTTTAAAAAATGACCGCTTTTTACGCGCTTTACTGCGTCAGCCTGTTGATCAAACACCCGTCTGGATGATGCGACAAGCAGGGCGTTATTTACCTGAATATCGAGCAACTCGTGCAAAAGCGGGTGATTTTATGACGCTGTGTAAAACCCCAGAGCTTGCTTGTGAAGTTACTTTGCAACCTTTAGACCGTTATCCATTGGATGCCGCTATCCTGTTTTCAGATATTTTAACGATTCCCGATGCGATGGGGCTTGGGCTGTATTTCAGTGAAGGTGAAGGTCCTATTTTTAGCCATCCTTTGCGCAATCATCAAGCTATTGAAGCGTTAGGCATTCCTGACCCGCATCAAGATTTACAATACGTGATTAATGCCGTAAGTCTGATTCACCGTGAATTGGCAGGACGTGTGCCGTTAATTGGGTTTTCTGGCAGTCCTTGGACATTAGCCACTTATATGGTGGAAGGTGGTTCAACTAAAACATTTAGTAAGATTAAAGGTTTATTGTTTGACCAACCCCATAGTTTACATTTATTGCTGGATAAATTAGCCCAAGCCGTCACCTTGTATTTAAATGCACAAATTGTCGCAGGTGCACAGGCAGTGATGATTTTTGATACATGGGGCGGTGTATTAACAACCCGTGATTATCAACTGTTTTCTTTACAATACATGCAACAAATTGTTGCAGGGCTACAGCGAGAACAAGCAGGGCAAAAAGTACCTGTCATCTTATTTACAAAAGGCGGCAATGATTGGCTAGAACATATTGCAGCAACAGGGTGTGATGCGGTCGGTTTGGATTGGCAATTGCCTATCGGTGAGGCTCGGCGACGGATTGGGCAAAAAGTGGCGTTACAAGGCAATATGGACCCTTGCGTATTGTATGCCTCTCCGCAACGGATTCGTGAAGAAGTCGCGGAAATTTTAGCCAGTTATGGACATGGTTCAGGTCATGTCTTTAATTTAGGACATGGGATTCATCCGCAAGTTGACCCCGAACATGTTGGCGCGTTTATTCACGCTGTCCACGAATTCAGCCCGATGTATCACGGCTCAGTGCAAAATAATTGA
- a CDS encoding MBL fold metallo-hydrolase — protein sequence MKITAIGVNAAFSTGEYEDGLSVQDVRELILELRKTSTLRTLSEAELTAQLTQRSKRFYNPKWHSNFLIEFDMPSKRGSAPYRLLVDMGGDARHALKALHLSSTQIDGVYISHPHNDHIGGMECIALTTLFNPNYTQQKKAWLNGMFIADKLFHEQTLWANPPSNTKPDLFIHKKVLEPLRRAVGPGLDTVQGVPNVNLETYFDIHLVGKQEDGRTVTHTFQDGEESWVMTPVFAMHVFSSSEEMPSYGISLQHTSGYNVLMPTDIQFMIPPQLEMHYRKADRIYMDCETSSFPSGVHPHISDLIKHLDPEIQKKCLLYHYDAYPVVPDGMFFGILNAGDNHIYPPPKN from the coding sequence ATGAAAATTACAGCCATTGGTGTAAACGCGGCATTCTCGACAGGAGAATATGAAGACGGCTTATCCGTTCAAGATGTGCGTGAGTTGATTTTAGAATTAAGAAAAACCAGTACATTACGAACCCTGTCAGAAGCTGAACTCACTGCGCAACTGACACAACGCAGTAAACGCTTTTACAATCCTAAATGGCATTCAAATTTCTTAATTGAGTTTGATATGCCTAGCAAACGCGGTTCAGCTCCTTATCGTTTACTGGTAGATATGGGCGGAGATGCACGCCACGCTTTAAAAGCCCTACATTTATCTTCTACACAAATTGATGGCGTTTATATTTCCCATCCGCACAACGACCACATCGGCGGTATGGAATGCATCGCATTAACCACCCTGTTTAATCCCAATTACACCCAACAAAAGAAAGCATGGTTAAACGGAATGTTTATTGCGGATAAATTATTTCACGAACAAACACTATGGGCTAACCCCCCCTCTAATACCAAACCTGATTTATTTATTCACAAAAAAGTGTTAGAGCCATTAAGACGTGCCGTCGGGCCTGGATTAGATACCGTGCAAGGTGTGCCAAATGTTAATTTAGAAACTTATTTCGATATTCACCTTGTTGGCAAACAAGAAGATGGCAGAACCGTGACCCATACATTTCAAGATGGCGAAGAATCATGGGTCATGACCCCTGTTTTTGCCATGCATGTATTTTCTAGTTCTGAAGAAATGCCCAGCTACGGGATTAGCTTACAACATACAAGCGGTTACAACGTGTTAATGCCGACGGATATTCAATTTATGATTCCGCCACAATTAGAAATGCACTACCGCAAAGCCGATCGAATTTACATGGATTGTGAAACCAGCTCATTCCCCTCAGGTGTACATCCCCATATTTCCGATTTAATCAAACATTTAGACCCAGAAATTCAAAAAAAATGCCTTTTATATCATTATGATGCCTATCCCGTTGTACCCGATGGCATGTTTTTCGGCATTTTAAATGCGGGCGATAACCATATTTATCCGCCTCCCAAAAACTAA
- a CDS encoding sulfate/molybdate ABC transporter ATP-binding protein gives MSITIQNIQKTFNQYQALKSINLEVPTGELVALLGPSGCGKTTLLRIIAGLETPDSGNIYFHGEETTSQPVQERQVGFVFQHYALFRHLTVFENVAFGLRVRPRHSRPPKAEIRKRVESLLKLVQLHGLADRYPRQLSGGQRQRVALARALAVEPKVLLLDEPFGALDANVRKELRRWLRQLHDEIHLTSVFVTHDQEEAMEVSDSIVVMNQGKIEQIGTPNEIYEHPANPFVYQFLGNVNLFHGRLQNGTVHVGDAQIPLNEHHHIEQSETVAYVRPHELEITRAPHQSALEAIITTISKVGSSIRLELHRPDDENVLQAELSKGEFEQLSLQKGEKVFIKPKQMRVFL, from the coding sequence ATGAGTATTACCATTCAAAACATCCAAAAAACGTTTAATCAATACCAAGCGTTGAAAAGCATCAATTTAGAAGTACCAACAGGCGAATTAGTCGCGCTGTTAGGTCCTTCAGGCTGTGGAAAAACCACGCTATTACGCATTATTGCGGGTTTAGAAACCCCCGATTCAGGCAATATTTATTTTCATGGCGAAGAAACTACCAGCCAGCCTGTACAAGAAAGACAAGTCGGCTTTGTCTTCCAACACTATGCTTTATTTCGGCATTTAACTGTATTTGAAAATGTAGCATTTGGCTTACGAGTGCGTCCACGCCATTCCCGTCCGCCAAAAGCTGAAATTCGTAAACGGGTAGAAAGTCTATTGAAATTAGTTCAATTACATGGACTTGCTGACCGTTATCCCCGCCAATTATCAGGTGGACAACGGCAACGGGTTGCACTAGCGCGAGCATTAGCCGTTGAACCCAAAGTGTTGCTACTTGATGAACCTTTTGGCGCGTTAGATGCCAATGTTAGAAAAGAATTGCGTCGCTGGTTACGCCAACTACATGACGAAATCCACTTAACCAGTGTTTTCGTCACCCATGACCAAGAAGAAGCCATGGAAGTATCGGACAGCATCGTAGTGATGAATCAAGGGAAAATCGAACAAATCGGCACACCCAATGAAATTTATGAGCACCCAGCAAACCCCTTCGTTTACCAATTTTTAGGTAATGTAAACCTTTTTCATGGACGCTTACAAAACGGCACGGTTCATGTTGGGGATGCACAAATTCCATTAAACGAACATCACCATATAGAACAATCTGAAACAGTTGCCTATGTCCGTCCGCATGAATTAGAAATTACCCGCGCCCCCCATCAAAGCGCGTTAGAAGCGATTATTACCACCATTAGTAAAGTCGGCTCTTCTATCCGCTTAGAACTACATCGCCCAGATGATGAAAACGTCTTACAAGCAGAACTAAGCAAAGGCGAATTTGAACAACTCAGCCTGCAAAAAGGTGAAAAAGTCTTTATAAAGCCAAAACAAATGCGCGTCTTTTTATAA
- the nusB gene encoding transcription antitermination factor NusB, translating into MFENKPKISPLARRAARERVLQALYQWLFTGQSVSSIEEQFLVDQDMSKVDIPYFHKLLHEIPLYTAGLNEKFSSFLDRPVAQLDPIEQVILWIGSYELSYCPDIPWRVAINESVELAKRFGADKSHKYINGILDKLAHRLQVENPVRQSA; encoded by the coding sequence ATGTTCGAAAATAAACCGAAAATATCCCCGTTAGCCCGCCGTGCAGCGCGAGAACGTGTACTCCAAGCCTTATACCAATGGCTATTTACAGGACAATCCGTTTCAAGCATCGAGGAACAATTTCTCGTTGACCAAGACATGAGCAAAGTGGATATTCCTTATTTTCATAAGCTACTCCACGAGATTCCACTCTACACTGCTGGATTAAATGAAAAATTCAGCTCCTTCTTAGACCGTCCCGTCGCCCAATTAGACCCCATTGAACAAGTTATCTTATGGATAGGCAGTTATGAACTGTCCTACTGTCCTGATATTCCTTGGCGCGTCGCTATTAACGAATCTGTAGAACTGGCAAAACGCTTCGGTGCAGATAAAAGCCATAAATATATCAATGGGATACTAGATAAATTAGCCCATCGCTTACAAGTTGAAAATCCTGTGCGTCAATCCGCATAA
- a CDS encoding DUF2158 domain-containing protein, with protein MSEQFKIGEVVALKSGSPRMTITELNEKLAKCLWMSENQIYYNVFPLIALEKDYDPPIVGEIMG; from the coding sequence ATGTCAGAACAATTTAAAATCGGCGAGGTGGTCGCATTAAAGTCAGGCTCTCCACGCATGACTATCACGGAACTGAATGAAAAATTAGCAAAATGCTTATGGATGTCAGAAAATCAAATTTATTACAATGTATTCCCATTAATTGCGCTAGAAAAAGATTACGATCCACCAATCGTCGGAGAAATAATGGGTTAA
- the rsmH gene encoding 16S rRNA (cytosine(1402)-N(4))-methyltransferase RsmH: MTTEHRSVLLQEAIDALNIQADGIYIDGTFGRGGHSRAILARLSARGRLIALDQDPDAVSVGQALQQSDARFSIEHTPFMDLQKVVEARQLQGKINGILLDLGVSSPQLDTPERGFSFMRDGVLDMRMDTSSGEPVSAWLARAGEKDIADILKNYGEERHARRIARAIVSARTQKPLTHTVQLAEIIRTAHPAWEVDKHPATRSFQALRIFINRELAQIEAVLPQALAVLAKQGRLAVISFHSLEDRIIKRFFRDEAKGDPYPPNFPIPAHLLNPTVRLVGKAIYPSDAEIDENPRARSAVLRIAERL, encoded by the coding sequence GTGACCACAGAACACCGTTCTGTTTTATTACAAGAAGCCATTGACGCATTAAATATTCAAGCTGATGGCATTTATATCGATGGCACATTTGGACGGGGCGGGCATAGTCGCGCAATTTTGGCACGGTTGAGCGCACGAGGGCGGTTAATTGCGTTAGACCAAGACCCCGACGCTGTCAGCGTTGGGCAGGCGTTACAACAAAGCGATGCACGTTTTTCTATCGAACACACTCCCTTTATGGATTTGCAAAAAGTGGTTGAAGCGCGTCAATTACAAGGAAAAATTAACGGTATTTTGTTAGATTTGGGGGTTTCTTCGCCACAGTTAGATACGCCAGAACGTGGCTTTAGTTTTATGCGGGATGGGGTTCTGGATATGCGCATGGATACCAGCAGTGGCGAGCCTGTGAGTGCGTGGCTTGCGCGGGCGGGAGAAAAAGACATTGCGGATATTTTAAAAAACTATGGGGAAGAGCGTCATGCACGTCGAATTGCCCGCGCCATTGTCAGCGCACGCACGCAAAAGCCATTAACCCATACGGTGCAATTGGCAGAAATTATTCGCACTGCACATCCTGCTTGGGAAGTGGATAAACACCCCGCAACCCGTTCTTTTCAAGCCTTACGGATTTTTATTAATCGTGAGTTAGCGCAGATAGAAGCCGTTTTACCGCAAGCCTTAGCCGTGTTAGCCAAACAAGGACGTTTAGCGGTGATTAGTTTCCATTCTTTGGAAGACCGTATTATTAAACGCTTTTTTCGGGACGAAGCCAAAGGCGACCCTTATCCGCCAAATTTTCCCATTCCTGCGCATTTATTAAACCCAACCGTGCGTTTAGTGGGGAAAGCGATTTATCCCAGTGATGCAGAAATTGATGAAAATCCTCGCGCCCGCAGTGCAGTTTTACGAATTGCTGAACGGTTATAA
- the bamC gene encoding outer membrane protein assembly factor BamC, which produces MSSPLKQVSGLLLLCTSLSSCGMFDKIDRALPDNRDQYKDSKTIPPLEYPPTITDPNINGEMPIPEVSANARAVNNSQNTVTQLQTGTNTTGTMPAPRDKPPVVDLTQTARQTKVVVLPELNEVEVKKEGNNQWMLIHAEPEQIWSVARQFWIKNGFELEIDAPALGVLQTKWVEDSSTSTRNRYRMRLERGSDSKTTELYISHQGTKRVRVGDDYVWQPLIWLSEPANKELENEMMKRMLVYFGLQDSLAMNFVAQANTASNTDNKIELQKQADGLSLLVRADFESTWRDTGIALDRIGFSVDKRDRTNRVYVIRYANAKQAAQSKGLWDTLFGSSDQIATEEYIIFLMPEKDENHTRIAVLSKKGNLESTQTAEQILTLLRDQLR; this is translated from the coding sequence ATGTCCTCTCCGTTAAAACAAGTTAGTGGATTACTCCTCCTTTGCACCAGTTTAAGCAGTTGTGGCATGTTCGATAAAATCGACCGTGCTTTGCCTGATAACCGTGACCAATACAAAGACAGCAAGACTATTCCGCCATTAGAATATCCGCCCACCATCACTGACCCCAATATCAATGGAGAAATGCCAATTCCTGAAGTCAGTGCCAATGCAAGAGCGGTTAATAACAGCCAAAACACCGTTACACAATTACAGACTGGTACAAATACCACAGGGACAATGCCTGCCCCACGCGATAAACCGCCCGTCGTCGATTTAACCCAAACTGCCCGACAAACTAAAGTAGTCGTATTGCCAGAACTGAATGAAGTGGAAGTCAAAAAAGAAGGCAATAACCAATGGATGCTTATTCATGCTGAACCAGAACAAATTTGGTCAGTTGCTCGACAATTTTGGATAAAAAATGGCTTTGAACTAGAAATTGATGCCCCTGCTTTAGGCGTTTTACAAACCAAATGGGTAGAAGACAGTAGCACCTCAACCCGCAACCGCTATCGAATGCGCTTAGAACGCGGTAGCGATAGCAAAACGACTGAACTTTATATCAGTCATCAAGGGACAAAACGGGTTCGTGTTGGTGACGACTACGTTTGGCAACCTTTAATTTGGTTATCCGAACCCGCTAACAAAGAATTAGAAAATGAAATGATGAAGCGGATGCTCGTCTATTTTGGTTTACAAGATAGTCTTGCTATGAACTTTGTCGCGCAAGCAAATACCGCGAGCAACACAGATAATAAAATCGAGCTACAAAAACAAGCAGATGGATTAAGTCTTTTAGTACGTGCAGATTTTGAAAGCACATGGCGCGATACAGGCATCGCACTAGACCGTATCGGCTTTAGCGTCGATAAACGCGACCGTACTAACCGCGTTTACGTTATCCGCTACGCAAACGCAAAGCAAGCCGCACAAAGCAAAGGCTTATGGGATACCTTATTTGGTAGCAGTGACCAAATAGCGACAGAAGAATACATTATTTTCCTCATGCCTGAAAAAGATGAAAACCATACACGAATTGCTGTATTGAGCAAAAAAGGCAATTTAGAATCCACTCAAACGGCTGAGCAGATTCTGACTTTATTGCGTGACCAATTGCGGTAA